The Candidatus Desulfovibrio trichonymphae region TTCAGATACGCCGTGGCAAGCGCCAGAGTCTCCCAGGCTCTGGTAGAAAGCGCGCCTATGCTCATGTCACTGAAAATGGCCGGGTAAATCCAGCGCACGGGGGGCGTTTTTTCCGCCAGTACAAGATTGTCGCCCGCCACGCGAAAAGGCAGCTCTTTTGCCGGCAGAATACGGCCAAAAGGCGAACGGATGTCAAAAGTATGCCGCTCGGAATCCAGGGACGGGTCTGTCATTTGACTGATGCGGCCTACAATGATGGCATCAAGTGTACGCTGCTTGTTCAGATTGGTGCGTCCGCCGCGTTTGATGGGACCTTTGGCGCGGGCAAGCAGCAGGAAGCGGCTGTCGTCGTTGCGCACAGGGGCAATGGCATTGTTGGGGCAGCTTTTTTCGCACATGCCGCAACCGGTGCAGGCTTTCGAGATACATGCTTTCTGACGAATCACCGGCTTCGCGGCGTGTTCCGGCACAGGTTCAGGAAACGGCCTGCGGGAAGCCGTCACACTCAGACGAAGCATCCCCGCCTCAATGGCGTCAAATGTACAGGCCGCCACACAGGAGCCGCACATGGTGCAGCGCTCCGGGTGGTAAGCAATCTTCCACGGAAGATCGTTGACGCTTATATCCTGTGTTTTTACTGATTCCATCGCCGCACCGTCAGGTCCTTGTCAATGACCACCATTTCTCTTTCGTGGGGATAAATATCCTTTGACGTGTCACGATCCGGCAGGATGGTGTTCAGTCCGCAGACCTCGGAAGTGATGGCTACCATTTTGTCGTTGCCGCCCAGCACCACAGGACGTAATTTTTTTGAGTCGCAACATGTAAACATCTGCCCGTCGGGCAGATGTCCGATGATGGCGTTCGGACCATTGATTTCCAGATGCGCCAGAGCTTCGCGGATGAGAAGAAGCTCCTTTTTGTCCGTCCGGTTTTCCACTTCCACAAAGGGCAGGGGCGTGATCACATGTTTATAATATTTGATGGGCCATTTCAGCTCGTGCAGCACATAGTGCAGCGTATAGAGAAAATTTTGCGAGTCGGACTCAAAGCCTATGTAGCCGCGGTGCAGTGCTTTCTGACATTCCCTGTTCTTTGTAAAAAACGTGTTCTCGCCGTTCGTGCACAGGGTATAGCCCTGCAGAAAGAAAGGATGTGCCGCATAGCGCACAATGGCGTAATTGGTGTTTTGACGGCACTGTGAAACAATGCTCTTGGCCATCAGGCGTCCGTCATCGTCCCAAAGCCTGAAGCAGGCGGCAATGTCGGACGGATCGCCGATTTCCTTCAGGGTCAGCACGTCAGGCCAGAAGGAATACACAAAGCCGTTCTCGCCGCCTTCCAGAAGGTTGCGCAACGCAAGGCGCGTGTCGAGCAGCAGTTCTTCGCATTCTTCCCGGCTGCTGTGGCGCGCGCGCTCAGGATAATCATAATTGCGAAATACATAACCCGGCATTGCGGCAATTCTCAGGCCGGGCCGCAAATCCATGTCGGGCTTCCACTGAAAAACCTGCACAAAACCCTTTTCTTCCATATAATCACTGACTATCTGCATGCCCTTCGACGTGCACGCGAGCGAGAGGAGGGGCTTGTCTTTATAGGGGGCAAAAACCCCGTCCAGATCCTGCATTACCATCGCAAAGCCTGAATTATCGTGGCCCTCCTGCTGCGGCAGCATAAGACGCAAGGCCATGGACGGATGCATTGGCGTTCTGCTTTTGATGGAACCGATTCTGCACATAAGTTCGCTGCCTCAAAAAACAGCTTTATCTGCCGCTGTTGCCGGAACAAATTGCTTTTGAGAACCTTCATTCCCAAAAGCAATCGCTGCAAGATACAAGAGACGAATTTTTTTTGCAATAAAACGGCAAAAGCGTGCCTTATTTTACGGGGAATCCGAAAGTTCCCCATAGTACATCGCGGTCGGCATTACTTCCACAAGCTGTGCCGCCCCGGCTTTGGAGTGATCCTCCAGCTTGCGTCGCTCGGCCCAGGCATAGGCTTTGTCATGATGATCCGTATGACGACAAA contains the following coding sequences:
- a CDS encoding class II glutamine amidotransferase domain-containing protein, translated to MHPSMALRLMLPQQEGHDNSGFAMVMQDLDGVFAPYKDKPLLSLACTSKGMQIVSDYMEEKGFVQVFQWKPDMDLRPGLRIAAMPGYVFRNYDYPERARHSSREECEELLLDTRLALRNLLEGGENGFVYSFWPDVLTLKEIGDPSDIAACFRLWDDDGRLMAKSIVSQCRQNTNYAIVRYAAHPFFLQGYTLCTNGENTFFTKNRECQKALHRGYIGFESDSQNFLYTLHYVLHELKWPIKYYKHVITPLPFVEVENRTDKKELLLIREALAHLEINGPNAIIGHLPDGQMFTCCDSKKLRPVVLGGNDKMVAITSEVCGLNTILPDRDTSKDIYPHEREMVVIDKDLTVRRWNQ